From the Labrys wisconsinensis genome, the window CCCGGCATCGTCAACTCGATCATCAGCCTGTTCAAGGACACCACGCTGGTCGCCGCCGTCGCGATCTTCGACTTCCTCAAGACCATCGAGGCCTCGGCGCAGGACGCCGCCTGGGCGACGCCGGTGACGCTCTACAGTGGCTATGCCTTCGCCGCCATGGTCTACTGGCTGTTCTGCTTCAGCATGTCGCGCTATTCGCAATGGGTCGAGCGGCGCCTCGACACCGGGCACAAACGTTGAGACGCACAATGGCAACCAGCAACGCCCTCCAGAGCAGAGCCGCAGCCGGCACCGGTGAAGCGGCCATCGAGATTGCCGCCATGAACAAGTGGTACGGCGATTTCCATGTCCTCAAGGACATCAACCTGAACGTGAGCCGCGGCGAGCGCATCGTCATCTGCGGCCCGTCCGGCTCCGGCAAGTCGACGATGATCCGCTGCATCAACCGCCTGGAGGAATTCCAGAAGGGCTCGGTCACGGTCGACGGCATCCCGCTCACCAACGACCTCAAGCGCATCGACGAGGTACGCCGGGAGGTCGGCATGGTGTTCCAGCATTTCAACCTGTTCCCGCACCTCACCGTGCTGGAGAACTGCATGCTGGCGCCGATCTGGGTGCGCAAGATGCCGAAGAAGGAGGCGGAGGAGCGCGCCATGCACTTCCTCACCCGGGTGCGCATCCCCAACCAGGCCAAGAAATATCCCGGCCAGCTCTCCGGCGGCCAGCAGCAGCGCGTCGCCATCGCCCGGGCGCTGTGCATGAATCCGAAGATCATGCTGTTCGACGAGCCGACCTCGGCCCTCGACCCGGAAATGGTCAAGGAAGTGCTCGACACCATGGTGTCCCTGGCCGAGGACGGCATGACCATGCTGTGCGTCACCCACGAGATGGGCTTCGCCCGGCAGGTGGCCAACCGCGTCATCTTCATGGATGCCGGCCAGATCGTCGAGACGAACGAGCCGAACGCGTTCTTCTCCAACCCGCAGCACGAGCGCACCAAGCTGTTCCTCAGCCAGATCCTGCACTGATCCGGCGGGACGCCAGTCCTTCACCCGCCGCTGTCCGTCGTCAGCGGCCCGGGCGCGGTGTGCGATGCCGCCCGCCAGTTGATGCTCAAACTCGAGGACATGCCATCCATGCCGCTCGATCGTAGCCTGGAG encodes:
- a CDS encoding amino acid ABC transporter ATP-binding protein yields the protein MNKWYGDFHVLKDINLNVSRGERIVICGPSGSGKSTMIRCINRLEEFQKGSVTVDGIPLTNDLKRIDEVRREVGMVFQHFNLFPHLTVLENCMLAPIWVRKMPKKEAEERAMHFLTRVRIPNQAKKYPGQLSGGQQQRVAIARALCMNPKIMLFDEPTSALDPEMVKEVLDTMVSLAEDGMTMLCVTHEMGFARQVANRVIFMDAGQIVETNEPNAFFSNPQHERTKLFLSQILH